In Chitinophaga sp. HK235, a single window of DNA contains:
- a CDS encoding pirin family protein, translating into MKNTKHVSQILIAPAPHMVGDGFRVQSVLPGGTRTQNNKVSPFILMDYGAPSYFPPTNRPRGVDQHPHKGFETVTVVYQGELEHRDSTGSHGKLAPGDVQWMTAAAGIVHEEKHETEFSKRGGKVEMAQLWVNLPKAFKNHQPGYQNLTKAEIPVIKVSEEGYVRVIAGEYNGTKGAARTFSPVNVLDVKLKKGDTIDVAFPQHFNTLAVVLHGEADFNGNAAKGVETVFFEQDGTDITVTALEDTSLLILSGEPINEPIVAYGPFVMNTPEEINEAINDYNAGKMGFLN; encoded by the coding sequence ATGAAAAATACAAAACATGTCAGTCAGATTTTAATAGCACCAGCACCGCATATGGTGGGCGATGGATTCAGAGTACAGAGTGTTCTGCCAGGCGGTACCCGCACACAGAACAATAAAGTAAGCCCTTTCATTCTGATGGACTACGGTGCACCATCCTACTTCCCCCCTACCAACAGGCCAAGGGGAGTAGATCAGCATCCGCACAAAGGATTTGAAACAGTAACTGTCGTATACCAGGGAGAACTGGAACACCGCGACTCTACAGGCAGCCATGGTAAACTGGCCCCCGGTGATGTACAGTGGATGACTGCTGCTGCTGGTATTGTGCATGAAGAAAAACATGAAACCGAGTTCAGCAAACGTGGTGGGAAAGTGGAAATGGCACAGCTGTGGGTGAATTTGCCTAAAGCATTTAAAAATCATCAGCCTGGTTACCAGAACCTGACCAAAGCCGAAATACCGGTTATAAAAGTAAGTGAAGAAGGATATGTAAGAGTGATCGCAGGGGAATATAACGGTACCAAAGGCGCAGCCAGGACTTTCTCTCCGGTAAATGTACTCGATGTGAAACTGAAAAAGGGAGATACCATTGATGTGGCTTTCCCGCAGCACTTCAATACCCTGGCAGTGGTATTGCACGGAGAAGCTGACTTCAACGGCAACGCTGCCAAAGGTGTGGAAACCGTATTCTTCGAACAGGATGGCACTGATATTACCGTCACTGCCCTGGAAGATACCAGTCTGCTGATCCTCAGCGGTGAACCTATCAACGAGCCTATTGTGGCCTATGGTCCTTTTGTGATGAATACGCCGGAAGAGATCAATGAAGCCATCAACGACTACAATGCCGGTAAAATGGGCTTCCTGAATTAA
- a CDS encoding YceI family protein, whose protein sequence is MTTWKIDPTHSDVQFKVKHLMITTVTGQFQTFDASMETTGDDFSSANISFSADINSITTQNAQRDQHLLAGDFFEADKYPKLLFVSKEVKKIDAENYKLIGDLTIRDNTRPVELKVEFGGEVVDPWGQTKAGFELSGKINRKDFGLMFNATTETGGVLLSDEVKLLASVQMIKQ, encoded by the coding sequence ATGACTACCTGGAAAATTGATCCTACCCATAGCGACGTGCAATTTAAAGTGAAGCACCTGATGATCACTACTGTTACCGGCCAGTTCCAAACATTTGATGCAAGCATGGAAACAACCGGTGATGATTTCAGCAGCGCTAATATTTCTTTCAGTGCAGATATCAACAGTATCACTACTCAGAACGCACAGCGTGACCAGCACCTGCTGGCGGGCGATTTCTTTGAAGCAGATAAATATCCCAAACTGCTGTTTGTTTCCAAAGAAGTGAAAAAAATAGATGCCGAAAACTATAAACTGATCGGTGATCTGACTATCCGTGACAATACCCGTCCGGTAGAACTGAAAGTAGAATTTGGTGGTGAAGTAGTGGACCCATGGGGACAAACCAAAGCCGGATTTGAGCTCAGTGGTAAAATCAACCGTAAGGACTTCGGTCTGATGTTTAACGCAACCACAGAAACAGGCGGTGTATTGCTGAGTGATGAAGTGAAACTGCTGGCCAGCGTACAAATGATTAAACAATAA
- a CDS encoding NAD(P)H-dependent oxidoreductase, which yields MDILEKLEWRYAVKKFDSTRKLSAAQLDRLTTATRLSASAYGLQPYKMLVIENPAIRERLKAASWNQPQITDASHLVVFARMSNLNGTHVDDYTNNIAAVRNINPEDLAGFNGMMKGTINSLDEIGIAAWTSKQAYLALGTLLTAAAAEGIDACPMEGFDAAQYDEILGLKEKGLATVVIAAIGFRAEDDVMQHAKKVRKPIAELVELI from the coding sequence ATGGATATCTTAGAGAAACTGGAATGGCGTTATGCCGTGAAGAAATTTGATAGCACCAGAAAACTGAGTGCTGCTCAGCTGGACAGGCTTACAACCGCCACACGGCTTTCTGCCTCTGCTTATGGCCTGCAGCCTTACAAAATGCTGGTCATTGAAAACCCTGCCATCAGGGAAAGACTGAAGGCCGCATCCTGGAACCAGCCACAGATCACTGATGCATCACATCTGGTAGTGTTTGCCAGAATGAGCAATCTGAACGGAACTCACGTAGACGATTATACGAATAATATAGCAGCTGTCCGCAATATCAATCCGGAAGATCTCGCAGGATTTAACGGTATGATGAAAGGGACTATTAACAGCCTGGATGAAATAGGAATAGCCGCGTGGACTTCCAAACAGGCTTATCTGGCACTGGGCACATTGCTTACTGCTGCAGCTGCAGAAGGTATCGATGCCTGCCCTATGGAGGGTTTCGATGCTGCTCAATACGACGAGATTTTAGGCCTGAAAGAAAAAGGACTGGCTACAGTAGTGATTGCGGCCATTGGTTTCAGAGCGGAAGATGATGTTATGCAACACGCAAAGAAAGTAAGGAAACCGATAGCTGAATTAGTAGAATTAATCTAA
- a CDS encoding OsmC family protein, with product MKRTATANWQGTGKEGKGTLTSQSTVLNNTQYSYSSRFEEGVGTNPEELVAAAHAGCFTMKLSFVISGAGLTPGSIDTKCTITLENGAITSSHLEVKASVPGLDAAKFAEMAADAKANCPISKLLNTTITMDAVLV from the coding sequence ATGAAAAGAACTGCAACTGCCAATTGGCAAGGCACCGGTAAAGAAGGAAAGGGTACACTGACTTCCCAGTCTACTGTATTAAACAACACACAGTACTCTTACAGCAGCCGTTTTGAAGAAGGCGTTGGTACCAATCCTGAAGAGCTGGTTGCTGCCGCCCATGCCGGCTGTTTCACTATGAAACTGAGCTTCGTAATTTCCGGTGCAGGTTTAACGCCAGGCAGTATCGATACCAAATGCACCATCACCCTGGAAAACGGCGCTATTACCTCCAGCCATCTGGAAGTGAAAGCCAGTGTTCCCGGACTGGATGCAGCTAAATTTGCTGAAATGGCCGCTGATGCAAAAGCAAACTGCCCCATCAGCAAACTGCTGAACACCACCATCACTATGGACGCTGTACTGGTATAA
- a CDS encoding pirin family protein, with translation MEKIIHRADSRGYANHGWLKSHQTFSFANYYDPGRIHFGALRVFNDDYVKGGMGFGAHPHDNMEIVSIVLDGSMEHRDNTGRHEVIKKNDVQVMSAGTGIVHSEFNASKTEDANFLQIWVFPKERNIIPRYDQRTFDPAARENALQVVISPDAADGALTLHQDTWFSLGDFEAGRKIDLTPKQSGIGSYLFLMEGEIKVADEVLTTRDAIGLSDYEKVTVEVVKPAKFLLIDVPMLN, from the coding sequence ATGGAAAAGATTATACATCGTGCAGATAGCAGAGGTTACGCCAATCATGGCTGGTTAAAAAGTCATCAGACCTTCAGCTTCGCCAATTATTACGATCCCGGCAGGATACATTTCGGCGCTCTGCGTGTATTCAACGACGACTACGTAAAAGGCGGCATGGGCTTCGGTGCACACCCACACGACAATATGGAGATTGTGTCTATCGTTCTCGACGGTAGTATGGAACACCGCGACAATACCGGCAGGCATGAAGTGATCAAAAAAAATGATGTGCAGGTAATGAGTGCAGGTACCGGTATTGTGCACTCAGAATTTAACGCATCGAAAACAGAAGACGCCAACTTCCTGCAGATATGGGTTTTCCCGAAAGAGAGAAATATTATACCTCGTTATGATCAGCGTACCTTCGATCCGGCAGCCCGTGAAAACGCTTTACAGGTAGTGATTTCACCCGATGCTGCTGATGGTGCACTGACACTCCATCAGGACACCTGGTTTTCACTGGGAGATTTTGAAGCAGGCCGTAAGATAGACCTGACACCCAAACAATCAGGCATCGGCTCTTACCTCTTCCTGATGGAGGGTGAAATAAAAGTCGCTGATGAAGTATTAACGACAAGAGACGCGATCGGATTATCTGATTACGAAAAGGTAACAGTGGAAGTAGTGAAACCGGCAAAATTTTTGTTGATAGATGTGCCTATGCTGAACTGA
- a CDS encoding HAD-IIB family hydrolase yields the protein MLLATDLDGTFLAGSAADKAQLYELVRSREDIQLVFVTGRGIRSVLTLLEDPDLPRPEYIICDVGATVTHLASLVAVEPVQSAIAGLWPGDEVREKLKTVKGLLHQEAQQQYRCSYYYDDATDIETARQVAESLQCDLVLSAGKYLDVLPKGVNKGNTLQQLLGVLSLPHHQVLVAGDSMNDYSMFEMGFKGVVVGDAEPELLVRTAGMPSVLQSDRIGTGGILEALSRFPEFGIYL from the coding sequence ATGTTATTAGCAACAGATCTTGACGGAACATTCCTGGCTGGCTCAGCGGCCGACAAAGCACAATTATATGAACTGGTGCGTAGCCGGGAAGACATACAACTGGTATTTGTAACGGGAAGGGGTATACGTAGTGTGCTGACATTGCTGGAAGATCCTGATTTGCCCAGGCCGGAATATATTATCTGTGATGTGGGTGCTACCGTAACGCACCTGGCTTCACTAGTGGCGGTGGAACCTGTACAGTCTGCCATTGCAGGGTTATGGCCCGGAGATGAGGTGAGGGAAAAACTAAAAACGGTGAAAGGTTTATTGCATCAGGAGGCACAGCAGCAGTATCGTTGTTCCTACTATTATGATGATGCTACCGATATTGAAACAGCCAGACAGGTGGCGGAATCGCTGCAGTGTGATCTGGTATTGTCTGCCGGAAAATATCTGGATGTTCTTCCTAAAGGAGTGAATAAAGGTAATACACTGCAGCAATTGTTAGGAGTGCTGTCGTTGCCGCATCATCAGGTGTTGGTAGCTGGTGACTCTATGAATGATTATTCCATGTTTGAGATGGGATTTAAAGGAGTAGTTGTGGGAGATGCAGAACCCGAATTGCTGGTCCGTACAGCGGGAATGCCCAGTGTACTGCAGTCGGACCGCATTGGTACAGGGGGTATTCTGGAGGCATTAAGCCGGTTTCCGGAGTTTGGTATATATCTCTGA